In a single window of the Coleofasciculus sp. FACHB-T130 genome:
- the recF gene encoding DNA replication/repair protein RecF, with amino-acid sequence MYLKTLHLRQFRNYLDCGVDFEAPKTILVGNNAQGKSNLLEAVELLSTLKSHRAGRDRDLIREGAADGKITATLERANGLVDLALTLRTQGRRTAAINQEALRRQMDFLGVLNAVEFSSLDLDLVRGAPEQRRNWLDSILTQLEPVYAHILQQYNQVLRQRNALLRQEARKAQPSSSNRQEEISTKSGDLNRDSELALWDVQLAIAGSRVTRRRARVLTRLAPLAQAWHASISGRAEVLELKYAPNVTLEKEEPEAVQQAFLEKIQQRRVVEHHQGTTLVGPHRDEVEFTINQTPARIYGSQGQQRTLVLALKLAELKLIEEVVGEPPLLLLDDVLAELDPNRQNQLLDAIQDRFQTLITTTHLGSFDAQWLNSSQILSVQAGQIKR; translated from the coding sequence ATGTATCTCAAAACCCTCCACCTGCGCCAGTTTCGCAACTACTTGGATTGTGGAGTTGATTTCGAGGCTCCTAAGACGATTTTGGTGGGGAATAATGCCCAAGGAAAATCCAATCTTTTGGAAGCAGTCGAGTTACTATCAACCCTCAAAAGCCATCGAGCCGGACGCGATCGCGACCTGATCCGCGAAGGCGCGGCGGACGGTAAAATTACAGCCACGCTGGAACGCGCTAACGGCTTAGTGGATCTGGCTTTAACCCTCCGCACTCAAGGGCGTCGTACCGCAGCCATTAACCAAGAAGCTTTGCGACGCCAAATGGATTTTCTCGGCGTCCTCAACGCTGTAGAATTCTCCAGTTTAGATTTAGATCTAGTGCGAGGTGCCCCCGAACAACGCCGCAACTGGCTAGATTCCATCCTCACCCAGTTGGAACCCGTCTACGCCCACATTTTGCAGCAATATAACCAAGTATTACGGCAGCGCAACGCCTTATTAAGACAAGAAGCGAGAAAAGCCCAACCTTCTTCTAGTAACAGGCAAGAGGAAATTTCCACCAAGTCTGGAGACTTGAATCGGGACTCTGAATTGGCGTTGTGGGATGTCCAATTAGCGATCGCGGGTTCTCGCGTTACCCGTCGTCGAGCCAGAGTCCTGACACGGCTGGCACCTCTCGCTCAGGCTTGGCACGCTAGCATTAGCGGTAGAGCTGAAGTGCTGGAATTAAAATATGCCCCCAATGTCACCCTGGAGAAGGAAGAACCCGAAGCGGTACAGCAAGCTTTTTTAGAGAAAATTCAACAGCGTCGGGTCGTCGAGCATCACCAAGGCACAACCCTCGTCGGTCCTCACCGGGACGAAGTTGAGTTTACCATCAACCAAACACCGGCAAGAATCTATGGCTCCCAAGGTCAGCAGCGAACCCTAGTCTTGGCACTGAAACTGGCAGAGCTAAAGCTTATTGAAGAAGTCGTTGGAGAACCGCCGCTGTTGCTACTTGATGATGTTCTAGCCGAGTTAGACCCAAACCGCCAAAATCAACTGTTAGATGCCATCCAAGACCGCTTTCAGACCCTGATTACCACTACTCACTTAGGTTCCTTTGATGCCCAGTGGTTGAATTCATCTCAAATTCTCTCTGTTCAGGCAGGACAAATAAAACGATGA
- a CDS encoding CHAT domain-containing protein: MRRPKIGLMLFAMLVANGVTPVANLPAPLTAPQALAQTPNARKAEAERLDGQAFDQYLANQQEAALESWQQALLIYQELKDRRGEELVLEKIDMVYETQADRLRKQGAGHYFTSQWAAALQSLEQSLLIYRNIKNRKGEALALGGIGLVHDSLGDYAKAIDYTQQQLGIAREIEDPLNERAALANLGGIYLNLENYPKGIEYSQQVLALVAADGFPDPQAEGKAVANLGAAYVSLGDYAKAIGYLQQQLANAREIGDRRSEGAALGNLGVAYSNLGDYAKAIESSQQQLAIAQEVKNRRSEGSALANLATAYLYLDDYTKAIDYTQQSLAIAREIKDRRNEGALLGNLGVAYRRLGDYAKALEYSQQQLAIAQEIQNREGEGIALHNLGFTLYKQGNFVTAEPILMDAIKVLESIRAGLGSNDANKVSIFERQVGTYQTLQKVLIAQSKTEPALEIAERGRARAFVELLADRLQDDRLQVEGSAPPSNLQPLTIEQIKQIAKAQASTLVQYSIIYDTFKVQGKQKAQESELYIWVIKPTGEVTFRTADLKPLWQKQNISLEELVTSSRDSIGVRGRGLAVASKVDKTSTNKRLQQLHQLLIQPIADRLPKDPNDRIIFIPQRELFLVPFPALQDASGKYLIEQHTIVTAPAIQVLELTRKQRQRVSGKEVLVVGNPTMPNVAPKIGEKPEPLSQLPGAEQEAKAIAFLLKTKPLIGKQATKIAIAQQMPKAKIIHLATHGLLDDFKGLGVPGAIALAPSEQDTGLLTASEILDMKLNAELVVLSACDTGRGKITGDGVIGLSRSLITAGIPSVIVSLWSVPDAPTASLMTEFYQNLQKNPDKAQAMRQAMLTTMKQHPDPKDWAAFTLIGEAQ, encoded by the coding sequence ATGCGACGCCCAAAAATCGGACTGATGCTATTCGCCATGCTTGTTGCCAATGGCGTGACGCCAGTTGCCAATCTTCCAGCACCCTTAACAGCACCCCAAGCGTTGGCTCAAACCCCAAATGCAAGGAAAGCGGAAGCAGAGCGACTGGATGGGCAAGCATTTGACCAGTATCTTGCCAATCAACAGGAAGCGGCATTAGAGTCTTGGCAACAGGCACTCTTGATCTACCAGGAACTCAAAGACCGCCGAGGCGAGGAGTTGGTCCTAGAAAAGATCGACATGGTTTATGAGACTCAAGCAGACCGCCTACGTAAACAAGGAGCTGGGCACTATTTTACCAGTCAATGGGCAGCGGCATTACAGTCTTTGGAACAGTCACTCTTAATCTACCGGAACATCAAAAACCGAAAAGGCGAGGCATTGGCGCTAGGAGGGATAGGACTGGTTCATGACTCTCTAGGTGACTATGCCAAAGCGATTGATTACACTCAGCAGCAGTTGGGGATCGCAAGAGAAATAGAAGACCCACTCAATGAGAGGGCGGCATTGGCCAATCTGGGAGGGATTTACCTTAACTTGGAAAACTACCCTAAGGGGATTGAGTATTCTCAGCAGGTATTGGCGCTCGTCGCAGCAGATGGATTTCCAGATCCACAAGCTGAGGGAAAGGCAGTAGCCAATTTAGGAGCAGCTTACGTTTCCCTAGGAGACTATGCCAAGGCAATTGGCTACCTTCAGCAGCAGTTAGCCAACGCCCGGGAAATAGGAGACCGACGAAGCGAGGGGGCGGCACTGGGCAATCTGGGAGTGGCTTACAGTAACCTTGGGGACTATGCTAAAGCGATTGAATCCTCTCAGCAGCAGTTAGCGATCGCACAGGAAGTTAAAAATCGACGAAGTGAGGGGTCGGCACTAGCCAATCTGGCAACAGCTTATCTTTATTTAGATGACTATACCAAGGCGATTGATTATACTCAGCAGAGTTTGGCGATCGCACGAGAAATCAAAGATCGACGCAATGAAGGAGCTTTACTAGGTAATCTGGGAGTGGCTTACCGTCGCCTTGGAGACTATGCTAAAGCGCTTGAATACTCTCAGCAACAGTTAGCGATCGCGCAGGAAATTCAAAACCGTGAAGGCGAAGGCATAGCTCTGCACAATTTAGGTTTTACTCTCTATAAACAAGGCAATTTCGTAACCGCAGAGCCAATTTTAATGGATGCAATTAAGGTTCTGGAATCTATTCGAGCGGGCTTAGGCAGTAACGATGCGAATAAAGTGTCAATCTTTGAAAGGCAAGTTGGTACGTACCAGACATTACAAAAAGTCCTCATTGCCCAGAGTAAAACTGAGCCAGCACTGGAAATTGCGGAGCGGGGAAGGGCACGAGCCTTTGTGGAATTACTCGCTGATAGGTTGCAGGATGACAGGTTACAGGTTGAAGGTTCAGCTCCACCTTCTAACCTTCAACCTCTTACCATTGAGCAAATTAAACAAATTGCTAAAGCGCAAGCCTCCACTCTTGTTCAATATTCGATTATTTACGACACATTCAAAGTTCAAGGTAAACAAAAAGCTCAAGAATCAGAACTTTATATTTGGGTCATCAAGCCTACAGGTGAAGTAACGTTTCGCACGGCTGACTTGAAACCTCTGTGGCAAAAACAAAATATTTCTCTAGAAGAACTTGTTACTAGCAGCCGTGATTCCATCGGCGTTAGAGGTCGTGGCCTTGCCGTTGCCTCTAAAGTGGATAAAACCAGCACTAATAAACGATTACAGCAACTGCATCAACTGCTGATTCAACCGATTGCTGACCGATTGCCAAAAGACCCCAACGACCGAATTATTTTCATCCCTCAACGTGAACTGTTCCTAGTTCCCTTTCCAGCACTCCAAGATGCCAGTGGCAAATACCTCATCGAACAACACACTATTGTGACAGCACCCGCAATTCAGGTTCTGGAGCTAACCCGCAAGCAACGGCAACGTGTATCGGGAAAGGAAGTGCTAGTGGTAGGCAATCCTACAATGCCTAACGTTGCTCCTAAAATTGGGGAGAAACCGGAGCCGTTATCTCAGCTACCAGGTGCGGAACAGGAAGCAAAAGCGATCGCTTTTCTCCTCAAAACCAAACCGCTCATTGGCAAGCAAGCGACCAAAATAGCGATCGCGCAACAGATGCCCAAAGCGAAGATTATTCATCTAGCGACACATGGTTTGCTGGATGATTTTAAAGGTTTGGGTGTACCGGGTGCGATCGCTCTCGCTCCATCTGAGCAGGATACTGGCTTACTCACCGCTAGCGAAATTCTAGACATGAAACTGAATGCTGAGCTAGTCGTGCTGAGTGCTTGCGACACTGGCAGAGGCAAAATTACCGGCGATGGCGTTATCGGACTATCTCGCAGCTTAATTACTGCGGGTATACCCAGTGTAATTGTGTCCCTCTGGTCGGTTCCAGACGCCCCTACAGCATCCTTAATGACCGAATTTTATCAAAACCTTCAAAAGAATCCCGACAAAGCGCAAGCGATGCGTCAGGCGATGCTGACAACAATGAAGCAACACCCCGATCCGAAAGACTGGGCGGCTTTTACTCTTATTGGAGAAGCACAATAA
- a CDS encoding CBS domain-containing protein, translating to MQPNALPLPCLSLDPAIDRQPLTVAPDTPLLDVLALMSQLRSSCELPRGTQARGTQADTSAASEDPSWEASEGMNAALPHPASCWLSQEETDFDTADAAGHCVLVMQGSQLVGVFTERDIVRLTAARASLINVKIADVVTQPAITLRQSEAHDVFTALSLFRQHRIRHLPIIDDNAGVVGIVTHDSIRKALQPVNLLTRLRYVADVMTSQVVHAPMTASVLDLAQIMASQLVSCVVITEQRENQIENKPIKTLNSQFPMPVGIVTERDVVQFQAMELDLSKLQAKDVMSTPLFCLQPSNSLWVAHQEMQRRRVRRLVVASNQGELLGIVSQTSLLQVLNPADMYNVIEVLQQAVEERTKALENSNERLRCEIAERKRAEKALRQAHDNLKRQVEEQTAELAQANVLLKKDIIERVAVEAALRKSEAQKTGLIASLQQQAEHLEQTLHQLQKTQAQLIQTEKMSSLGQLVAGIAHEINNPINFIYGNLSYAGQYVQDLLNLLQLYIKHHPQPEAEIQTEIEAIDLEFLKTDLPKLLGSMKVGANRIRDLVLSLRNFSRLDEAQQKFVNIHDGINSTLLILQNQLEAKAGRSGIKIIKEYGNLPAVECLGGQINQVFMNILSNAIDALEEVFAKESWGMAHGEDSIDSQPPTIWIRTELVGKNQVAIRIEDNGIGMTEAVRRQMFDPFFTTKPVGKGTGLGLSICYQIVEKHGGQLKCISAPGEGTEFVIQIPIRQTTHADSMYTSRRLKPAIERNEEQQLHGA from the coding sequence ATGCAGCCCAACGCCCTGCCGCTTCCTTGCCTATCTCTAGACCCTGCTATTGACCGTCAGCCTCTGACTGTAGCGCCTGACACACCTCTCCTTGATGTATTGGCGCTCATGAGCCAGTTACGGAGTAGTTGTGAGTTGCCCAGAGGAACCCAAGCCAGAGGGACACAAGCAGACACCAGTGCAGCGTCAGAAGACCCAAGCTGGGAGGCGAGCGAGGGAATGAACGCCGCCTTGCCGCACCCTGCATCCTGTTGGTTGTCACAAGAGGAGACCGATTTTGACACTGCCGATGCCGCAGGTCATTGTGTCTTAGTCATGCAAGGATCGCAGCTTGTGGGAGTCTTTACAGAGCGCGATATTGTTAGACTGACTGCCGCCAGAGCTTCCCTAATTAACGTCAAAATTGCCGATGTCGTCACGCAACCAGCCATTACCCTCAGACAATCAGAAGCTCACGATGTTTTCACGGCTCTTTCCTTGTTTCGTCAGCACCGAATTCGCCATTTGCCAATCATTGACGATAATGCAGGGGTAGTCGGAATTGTCACGCACGATAGTATTCGCAAAGCGTTGCAACCCGTTAATCTTCTAACGCGATTGCGATACGTCGCGGATGTGATGACATCCCAAGTCGTTCATGCGCCTATGACGGCTTCTGTTCTCGATTTAGCCCAAATCATGGCTAGTCAGCTAGTCAGCTGTGTCGTCATTACAGAACAGAGGGAAAACCAAATTGAGAACAAGCCAATAAAGACGCTTAATTCTCAATTCCCAATGCCCGTAGGCATTGTCACAGAGCGAGATGTGGTGCAGTTTCAGGCGATGGAATTAGACTTGTCGAAATTGCAGGCAAAAGACGTAATGAGTACACCCTTATTTTGTCTGCAACCCTCAAATTCCCTATGGGTTGCCCATCAAGAAATGCAGCGGCGGCGCGTGCGACGTCTGGTAGTTGCTAGCAATCAGGGCGAATTACTCGGCATTGTCTCCCAAACCAGCCTGCTACAAGTGCTGAATCCGGCGGATATGTACAATGTCATTGAGGTATTGCAGCAGGCAGTAGAAGAGCGTACCAAAGCATTAGAAAATAGCAACGAGCGATTGCGTTGTGAAATTGCTGAGCGCAAACGAGCTGAAAAGGCATTGCGACAAGCGCACGATAACTTAAAAAGACAAGTAGAGGAGCAAACTGCCGAATTAGCTCAAGCGAATGTGCTTCTCAAAAAGGACATTATTGAGCGTGTCGCAGTAGAGGCGGCTTTGCGGAAATCAGAGGCGCAAAAGACAGGATTAATCGCGTCTCTACAACAACAAGCCGAACATCTGGAACAAACTTTACACCAACTGCAAAAAACCCAAGCCCAGCTGATTCAAACAGAAAAAATGTCCAGTTTGGGGCAACTGGTAGCTGGTATTGCCCACGAAATTAACAATCCGATTAATTTTATTTACGGCAATCTCAGCTATGCCGGTCAATATGTCCAGGATTTGCTGAATCTGCTGCAACTTTATATCAAACATCATCCTCAACCAGAAGCGGAAATTCAAACAGAAATTGAGGCAATTGACCTGGAGTTTTTGAAGACAGACCTCCCGAAACTTTTAGGCTCGATGAAGGTGGGAGCCAACCGTATCCGGGACTTGGTACTGTCCCTACGAAATTTCTCCCGATTGGATGAAGCGCAACAGAAATTTGTGAATATACACGACGGGATAAATAGTACTCTTCTGATATTACAAAATCAACTAGAAGCAAAAGCGGGACGCTCTGGGATTAAAATTATTAAAGAATATGGCAATCTCCCTGCTGTGGAGTGTTTGGGGGGGCAGATTAACCAGGTATTTATGAATATTCTCAGTAATGCCATTGATGCCCTCGAAGAGGTCTTTGCTAAGGAATCATGGGGGATGGCTCATGGAGAGGACAGTATCGATTCCCAACCCCCGACAATTTGGATACGCACCGAATTAGTCGGTAAAAATCAGGTAGCTATCAGGATTGAAGACAACGGAATTGGGATGACGGAAGCGGTACGGCGTCAAATGTTTGACCCTTTCTTCACAACGAAACCTGTGGGTAAAGGTACCGGCTTAGGATTATCAATTTGCTATCAGATTGTGGAAAAACACGGCGGTCAGCTGAAGTGTATTTCCGCACCCGGTGAGGGAACTGAGTTTGTAATTCAGATTCCAATCCGACAGACAACTCATGCCGATTCTATGTATACATCCCGTCGTCTAAAGCCTGCCATTGAGCGAAATGAAGAGCAACAGCTACACGGAGCTTAG
- a CDS encoding HAMP domain-containing sensor histidine kinase, whose product MQKKWLLPTISEILAQSEHSEQTGANSVMPSVEQTAEKAHGLRPASRTAREYARASREWCGAIAALEQLLLQVLEPAKPDAPQTLGLVLAGPVPVLSHPAVMTRVHTGIFTAERFNPLALMPFLLPPATTQQKENEPQSTSNFPLIPADPLTSEQFCVIFTPRFSLVMVVGEDITGAPAFQYSFDPQVVEQAWQTLRSRLLLTSLHQVSQLETLVERFAPQAPDYRTVMQFSRLLLKHLPEEIRGDRKDADLSRLGCGQEAKGKELEDNSQLPILNPKLIENSKFKIQNSNDVELLQAFAHEVRTPLSTIRTLTRLLLKRRNELAPDIIRRLEAIDRECTEQIDRMELFFRAVELETETVKRSPVHLTAMSVAQVFQNSIPRWQKQANRRNLTLEVVLPQKLPAVVSNPAMLDQVLTGLIENFTRSIPAGGHIQVEVTPAGDQLKLQLQSQNQPDESGNSLAADNNPPTCKSIGQLLMFQPETGCLSLNLNVTKNLFQALGGKLIVRQRPQQGEVMTVFLPLDVDGSGIWNA is encoded by the coding sequence GTGCAAAAGAAGTGGTTACTACCAACCATCAGTGAAATATTAGCCCAGAGCGAACACAGCGAACAAACTGGGGCAAATTCTGTTATGCCTTCTGTAGAGCAGACAGCAGAAAAAGCGCATGGATTGCGCCCTGCCAGCCGGACGGCACGAGAGTACGCCCGTGCCTCGCGGGAGTGGTGTGGAGCGATCGCTGCCTTGGAACAATTGTTGCTGCAAGTTCTAGAACCTGCTAAACCTGATGCGCCACAAACCTTGGGCTTAGTTTTAGCGGGTCCTGTGCCGGTTCTGAGCCACCCAGCGGTAATGACTCGCGTACATACCGGAATTTTTACAGCAGAGCGATTTAATCCTCTGGCATTAATGCCATTTCTGCTGCCTCCCGCAACAACTCAGCAAAAGGAAAACGAACCTCAATCCACTTCCAACTTCCCGTTAATCCCTGCCGATCCCTTAACAAGCGAACAGTTTTGCGTAATTTTCACACCACGGTTTAGTTTGGTGATGGTTGTTGGAGAAGATATTACAGGTGCCCCAGCTTTCCAATATTCTTTTGATCCGCAAGTGGTGGAGCAAGCGTGGCAAACTTTGCGATCGCGCTTGTTGCTGACTAGCCTTCATCAAGTGAGTCAGTTAGAAACTTTAGTCGAACGCTTTGCACCCCAAGCGCCCGATTATCGAACCGTTATGCAATTTAGCCGGTTGCTGTTGAAACATTTGCCCGAAGAAATCAGAGGCGATCGGAAAGACGCCGATTTATCCCGTCTTGGGTGTGGGCAAGAAGCAAAAGGTAAAGAGCTAGAAGATAATTCCCAACTGCCAATTTTGAATCCTAAATTAATTGAAAATTCAAAATTCAAAATTCAAAATTCTAATGATGTGGAATTACTTCAAGCGTTTGCCCACGAAGTACGGACGCCCCTGAGTACCATACGCACCTTAACGCGGCTGTTGCTGAAGCGCCGCAACGAATTAGCACCGGACATCATCAGGCGTTTGGAAGCGATCGATCGCGAGTGTACCGAGCAAATTGACCGCATGGAGTTGTTTTTCCGGGCGGTGGAATTAGAAACAGAAACCGTTAAGCGCTCGCCCGTTCACCTGACTGCGATGTCGGTGGCGCAGGTCTTCCAAAACAGCATTCCTCGCTGGCAAAAACAAGCAAATCGTCGCAACTTAACCCTAGAGGTGGTATTACCGCAAAAGCTCCCCGCTGTTGTCAGTAATCCCGCCATGCTGGATCAGGTACTCACTGGGTTAATTGAAAACTTCACTCGCAGCATCCCCGCAGGCGGTCATATTCAGGTGGAGGTGACACCCGCTGGAGACCAGCTAAAATTGCAACTCCAGTCTCAAAACCAACCTGACGAAAGCGGCAACTCGCTAGCCGCAGACAACAACCCACCAACGTGCAAGTCAATTGGTCAGCTATTGATGTTTCAGCCAGAAACCGGATGTTTGAGCCTCAATCTCAACGTCACCAAAAATCTCTTCCAAGCGTTAGGAGGAAAACTGATTGTACGGCAACGACCTCAGCAAGGTGAGGTCATGACGGTTTTCCTACCGTTAGATGTGGATGGTTCCGGCATTTGGAATGCTTAA
- the bioF gene encoding 8-amino-7-oxononanoate synthase: MPTNPYAWVEQSLATIHRADWYRSVQAIASRPGATVLLEGREVINFASNDYLGLAGDERLIQAAVAATQTFGTGSTGSRLLSGHRELHRELEKAIASLKQTEDALVFSSGYLANLGAIAALVGKRDLIVSDGYNHSSLKNGAILSGAMVIEYPHCNVEELKTQLNLHREKYRRCLILTDSVFSMDGDLCPLPGLLELAEEFSCMLLVDEAHATGVLGATGAGCVEHFRCSNVPLIQIGTLSKALGSLGGYVAGNSAVIDFLRNRAPSWIYTTALSPADTAAALEALRIIRKEPERRASLWNNVNFLKQQIAQQLTLQLLPSESPILCFPLDSAEAALKMGHQLKTSGIFAPAIRPPTVPTSRIRISVMATHETDHLQRLVETLIEKCF, translated from the coding sequence ATGCCAACGAATCCTTACGCTTGGGTAGAGCAATCCCTCGCCACCATTCACCGCGCAGATTGGTATCGGTCGGTGCAAGCGATCGCTAGTCGTCCGGGTGCGACGGTGTTGCTGGAGGGGCGTGAAGTCATCAATTTTGCCAGTAATGATTACTTGGGACTCGCGGGGGATGAACGCCTCATCCAAGCCGCAGTAGCGGCTACTCAGACATTTGGCACGGGTAGCACGGGTTCTCGGTTACTCAGCGGACATCGGGAACTGCATCGGGAATTGGAAAAAGCGATCGCATCCCTCAAACAAACTGAAGATGCCTTAGTTTTTAGTTCTGGATATCTGGCAAACTTAGGTGCGATCGCTGCTTTAGTCGGAAAACGCGATCTGATTGTGTCTGATGGGTACAATCACTCCAGTCTGAAAAATGGGGCGATTCTTAGCGGTGCAATGGTTATTGAATACCCTCACTGCAATGTTGAGGAGTTAAAAACCCAACTGAATTTACACCGGGAAAAATACCGTCGATGCCTGATTCTCACAGATAGCGTCTTCAGTATGGATGGCGATTTGTGCCCCTTACCGGGACTGTTAGAGCTGGCGGAGGAATTTAGCTGTATGCTGCTCGTTGATGAAGCTCATGCCACAGGGGTACTCGGAGCAACGGGTGCTGGGTGTGTAGAACATTTTCGCTGTAGCAATGTCCCGTTGATTCAAATCGGCACCCTCAGCAAAGCTTTAGGCAGTTTGGGTGGATATGTCGCAGGCAACTCGGCTGTGATTGACTTTTTGCGGAATCGGGCACCTAGTTGGATTTATACCACGGCTCTTTCACCCGCTGATACCGCTGCGGCATTGGAAGCTCTTCGCATCATCCGAAAAGAACCGGAACGCCGCGCTAGTTTGTGGAATAATGTCAATTTTCTCAAACAGCAGATTGCCCAGCAATTAACCTTACAATTGCTGCCTTCTGAATCTCCTATTCTCTGCTTTCCCCTGGACAGTGCAGAAGCAGCGCTAAAAATGGGACATCAACTAAAAACATCCGGCATTTTCGCCCCAGCGATTCGTCCTCCCACGGTGCCTACGAGTCGAATTCGGATCTCGGTAATGGCAACGCATGAAACTGACCATCTTCAACGATTGGTAGAGACTTTAATTGAGAAGTGCTTTTGA
- a CDS encoding DUF2834 domain-containing protein codes for MGRKIALFLIWITFLVYTVWLAPLAQPETFSLVWKLLTFQLADVNAILVAIFWLMGVWPMIYACLMFADGTTQPFRSWPYFIGANGTGVICFIPYLIFRKSNQEFSGPKDKLLKILDSRWTGIFLLLTTIGLLAYAIFAGDWGDYIQQFKTREFVHLISLDFCLMCLVFPLTSLFDDDMARRGIKEARIFWAVALVPLFGPLTYLCLRPPLPESSADVSVQASNLTA; via the coding sequence ATGGGCAGAAAAATTGCCTTGTTCTTGATATGGATTACATTTCTTGTCTATACCGTATGGTTAGCTCCACTTGCTCAACCAGAGACGTTTTCGCTGGTTTGGAAGTTGTTAACATTCCAGTTGGCAGATGTGAATGCAATTCTTGTGGCTATCTTCTGGCTCATGGGCGTTTGGCCTATGATTTATGCTTGTCTAATGTTTGCTGATGGCACAACGCAACCGTTTCGCTCATGGCCTTATTTCATTGGGGCAAATGGAACGGGTGTGATTTGCTTTATCCCCTATTTAATTTTCCGAAAATCAAATCAAGAATTTTCTGGACCGAAGGATAAATTACTAAAAATTCTAGATTCCCGTTGGACAGGAATTTTCCTACTGTTAACAACGATTGGCTTACTTGCCTACGCAATATTTGCTGGAGATTGGGGAGATTATATTCAACAGTTTAAAACCAGGGAATTCGTTCACCTCATCAGTTTGGATTTTTGTCTCATGTGCCTGGTGTTTCCATTAACGTCACTGTTTGACGATGATATGGCTCGTCGGGGCATAAAGGAGGCTCGAATTTTCTGGGCGGTGGCGCTAGTACCTTTATTTGGACCACTTACTTATCTTTGCCTGCGTCCACCTTTGCCAGAATCAAGTGCTGACGTCAGCGTTCAAGCGTCTAATTTGACAGCTTAG
- a CDS encoding general stress protein: MTLDQNKRAVGVFSTPEQAEYALNELRDSGFAMNTVSVVARDSTRQDEVAGVEVNPYGGGNEAGGGAAAGALAGGAVGGLVGVLGALSALAVPGFGPVIAGGAIASILGDALIGGAVGAATGGIVGTLMGLGIPEEQAKVYNHRVSQGDYLVIVEGTQDEINRAESILNRQGIQHWGVYDVTGVSAVPDNYGASSSTPFDPISSTYPSPLGLDPLATGYSSSLGMNPLGAASPVTYVPTEDNVNDSDFSRHKRAVGAFVSRRDTEDALHELSNSGFPMSKVSVVARDADPQDQIAGVEMSDRVDDNNVDESATTGAIAGGALGGLTGLLLGLGVLAIPGVGPILLAGATATAIATTLAGSGIGAAAGGLIGALLGLGIPEDRAQVYNNLVARGDYLVMVDGTEDDIERAESVLSNRGIQEWAIYDVPPSTTSRSDSTNRIVEPQENLTAVNEIKSQDNVTQVSDRVTIVDNR; this comes from the coding sequence ATGACCCTCGACCAAAACAAGCGAGCTGTCGGCGTATTTTCTACACCTGAACAGGCGGAATATGCGCTCAACGAGCTTAGGGACTCTGGTTTTGCCATGAACACAGTTTCTGTGGTGGCACGGGATAGCACTCGGCAAGATGAGGTAGCTGGTGTTGAAGTCAACCCTTACGGAGGTGGCAATGAAGCCGGTGGGGGTGCAGCGGCGGGTGCCTTAGCAGGCGGTGCGGTCGGCGGTTTAGTTGGCGTCCTAGGAGCCTTAAGTGCGTTGGCAGTTCCGGGATTTGGTCCGGTTATCGCAGGAGGTGCGATCGCTTCTATTCTGGGAGATGCTTTAATCGGGGGTGCGGTTGGCGCTGCGACAGGTGGCATTGTCGGCACACTGATGGGTTTAGGAATTCCTGAAGAACAAGCCAAAGTTTACAACCACCGAGTCTCCCAAGGAGATTATTTAGTAATTGTTGAGGGTACGCAAGACGAAATTAATCGTGCTGAATCGATTTTGAACCGGCAAGGTATTCAGCATTGGGGTGTCTACGATGTGACGGGGGTTTCGGCGGTTCCTGACAATTATGGCGCTTCTTCCTCAACCCCCTTCGATCCGATCAGCAGCACGTATCCTTCCCCGTTAGGACTCGATCCCCTGGCGACGGGTTATTCCTCTTCGTTAGGAATGAATCCGCTGGGTGCCGCCTCTCCCGTCACCTATGTTCCTACAGAAGATAATGTCAATGACAGCGATTTCAGCCGACACAAGCGAGCCGTTGGTGCCTTTGTCAGCCGTCGGGATACGGAAGATGCGCTTCACGAGCTGAGTAATTCTGGCTTTCCGATGAGTAAAGTTTCCGTCGTTGCCAGAGATGCAGACCCCCAGGATCAAATCGCTGGCGTTGAAATGAGCGATCGCGTTGATGACAATAACGTTGATGAAAGCGCAACCACAGGGGCGATCGCAGGGGGTGCTTTAGGCGGTCTGACTGGCTTATTACTCGGTTTGGGTGTATTGGCGATTCCCGGAGTTGGCCCGATTTTGTTGGCTGGTGCTACCGCAACTGCGATCGCAACCACCCTGGCGGGGAGTGGAATCGGCGCAGCCGCAGGTGGCTTGATTGGCGCACTGCTGGGTTTAGGAATTCCTGAAGATCGAGCGCAAGTTTATAACAATCTTGTGGCTCGCGGTGATTATCTGGTTATGGTAGATGGCACCGAAGACGATATCGAACGTGCCGAATCAGTTCTGAGCAATCGCGGCATTCAAGAGTGGGCTATCTACGATGTACCGCCTTCTACAACTTCGAGAAGCGATTCCACTAACCGCATCGTCGAACCTCAGGAGAATCTGACGGCTGTGAATGAGATTAAGTCTCAGGATAACGTGACCCAAGTAAGCGATCGCGTCACGATTGTTGACAATCGGTAG